Proteins encoded together in one Opisthocomus hoazin isolate bOpiHoa1 chromosome 27, bOpiHoa1.hap1, whole genome shotgun sequence window:
- the MBD3 gene encoding methyl-CpG-binding domain protein 3 isoform X3 yields MERKSAFPLGQASPGRDRTLSHFSPSGKKFRSKPQLARYLGSSMDLSTFDFRTGKMLMNKMNKNRQRMRYDCSNQAKGKPDLNTALPVRQTASIFKQPVTKITNHPSNKVKSDPQKAVDQPRQLFWEKKLSGLNAFDIAEELVKTMDLPKGLQGVGPGCTDETLLSAIASALHTSTMPITGQLSAAVEKNPGVWLNTSQPLCKAFMVTDEDISGKFKCLVEHCGLLS; encoded by the exons CCCAAGTGGTAAAAAGTTCCGAAGCAAGCCGCAGCTGGCACGCTACCTGGGGAGCTCGATGGACCTGAGCACTTTTGACTTCCGCACAGGAAAAATGTTGATGAATAAAATGAACAAGAACAGACAGAGGATGCGCTACGACTGTTCCAACCAAGCCAAA GGCAAGCCTGATTTGAACACAGCGCTCCCTGTCAGACAGACAGCCTCCATATTCAAGCAACCTGTCACAAAGATCACAAACCATCCCAGCAACAAGGTGAAGAGTGATCCTCAGAAAGCTGTGGACCAGCCCCGGCAG CTCTTCTGGGAGAAGAAATTAAGTGGACTGAATGCTTTTGACATTGCAGAGGAGCTGGTGAAAACGATGGACCTCCCAAAAGGTTTACAAG GGGTTGGACCTGGCTGCACCGATGAAACCCTTCTCTCTGCTATAGCTAGTGCTCTGCACACCAGCACGATGCCCATCACTGGGCAGCTCTCTGCGGCTGTGGAGAAGAATCCCGGAGTTTGGCTAAACACCTCGCAGCCGCTTTGCAAAGCGTTTATGGTGACAGATGAAGATATTAG tggcaaGTTTAAATGTCTGGTGGAGCACTGTGGCCTGCTGAGTTAA